From the genome of Helicobacter sp. 12S02232-10, one region includes:
- a CDS encoding cytochrome c biogenesis protein CcdA, whose product MFDNALMQIFSSAPLTASLLAGILTFLSPCILPLIPAYMSYISGVSLEDIKSGQASKMSVIIKSLLFILGFGIIFILLGASMAKLIQDYLASSWLNYIAGGIIIVFGLHFLGIFRINFLYKSKKSNFALKPTNKFLSFLAPFILGVSFSLGWTPCIGPIFTSIVMLSGTQEGYGISLMIVYTLGLGIPFLIVAIMLNQALGILNKIKKYTRIIEIISGLLLILIGIIIISGSMRGVSAFLLQNLGGIG is encoded by the coding sequence ATGTTTGATAATGCTTTAATGCAAATTTTCTCTTCCGCACCCTTAACGGCTTCTCTTCTAGCAGGAATTTTAACCTTCTTAAGTCCGTGTATTCTACCTTTAATTCCAGCGTATATGTCTTATATTTCAGGAGTTTCTTTAGAGGATATCAAATCAGGTCAAGCTAGTAAAATGTCTGTTATTATAAAATCCCTTCTATTTATTTTGGGCTTTGGAATTATTTTTATTCTTTTAGGCGCTTCAATGGCCAAACTCATTCAAGATTATCTAGCAAGCAGTTGGCTCAATTATATCGCTGGGGGTATTATTATTGTTTTTGGCTTACATTTTTTAGGCATTTTTAGAATCAATTTTTTATATAAAAGCAAAAAAAGTAACTTTGCCCTCAAGCCTACCAATAAATTCTTAAGCTTTCTTGCTCCTTTTATTTTAGGCGTAAGCTTCTCTCTAGGCTGGACACCTTGCATCGGACCAATTTTTACAAGCATCGTTATGCTAAGTGGCACACAGGAAGGCTATGGAATAAGCCTGATGATCGTCTATACACTAGGGCTTGGGATACCCTTCCTCATAGTAGCAATTATGCTGAATCAAGCCTTAGGCATACTCAATAAAATCAAAAAATATACTCGCATTATTGAAATCATATCTGGCTTATTGTTGATTCTAATCGGGATTATTATCATTAGTGGCTCAATGAGAGGAGTGAGTGCATTCTTATTGCAAAACCTTGGAGGAATCGGATGA
- the recG gene encoding ATP-dependent DNA helicase RecG gives MKISDADYAKLQKLGRPDLLSFATYIPKSYTDTSLIESLNSPFEGAVEIQINQVDFIRGKNILKLQAWMVKFQKPLQIMIFNAKSFHKTIYTTNKELFVLGKIEQKFGKYFMNQPKIIQTQGQIILNFKSTAIKSSSISELAQKLLIQENLIAEGLPQKIAILIEEIFNPSKKFLLEYQKNASLPAPHLKALKWIEIYSYLKRLSKKRRYFESKYICKSDYKPFIDSLPFKLTNAQTKAIETIASDLKKSVAAKRLIMGDVGCGKTIVILSAVTMAYPYKSLLMAPTTILAKQLYEEAQKFLPKHIRTKLIIGNSKEEAEEGFFKEEEHFIIGTQVLLYREFKTQDFALIMTDEQHRFGTKQRHQLEKLTEEKTSNSTKKPHVLQFSATPIPRTMAMLNSSLIDFSFIRDLPFKKNITTTIINKSKFPNLIYHIQNEVAQNRQVVVVYPLVEESENFDYLSLKEGQEFWQKHFKNVYVTSGKDKDKEQVLENFRDKGSILLATTLIEVGISLPRLSTIVIVAPERLGLATLHQLRGRVSRNGLKGYCFLYTNLKESKRLEEFCKNLSGFDIAEIDLKYRNSGDLINGERQSGAEFEFFDMRTDAKILSEVKEYLGI, from the coding sequence ATGAAAATATCTGATGCCGATTATGCGAAGTTACAAAAATTAGGTCGTCCAGACCTCCTCTCTTTCGCCACTTATATTCCAAAATCTTACACTGATACCTCCCTGATAGAATCTTTAAATTCCCCTTTTGAAGGCGCAGTTGAAATACAAATCAATCAGGTTGATTTTATTAGAGGAAAAAATATTCTTAAACTGCAAGCTTGGATGGTCAAATTTCAAAAACCGCTTCAAATAATGATTTTTAACGCCAAAAGTTTCCATAAAACTATTTATACAACAAACAAAGAGCTTTTTGTATTGGGAAAAATTGAACAAAAATTTGGCAAATACTTTATGAACCAACCAAAAATAATTCAAACGCAAGGTCAAATCATTCTGAATTTCAAAAGCACGGCAATAAAATCTTCAAGCATTTCTGAACTTGCCCAAAAACTCTTAATTCAAGAAAACCTCATCGCAGAGGGATTACCTCAAAAAATTGCAATTCTTATTGAAGAGATTTTCAATCCTTCCAAAAAATTTCTTTTAGAATATCAAAAAAATGCCTCCTTACCTGCGCCTCATTTAAAGGCTCTCAAATGGATTGAAATTTATTCATATTTGAAACGCCTCTCAAAAAAAAGAAGATATTTTGAAAGCAAATATATCTGCAAAAGCGATTATAAACCCTTTATTGATTCCTTGCCCTTTAAGCTTACAAATGCTCAAACCAAAGCAATAGAAACCATCGCATCCGATCTTAAAAAATCTGTAGCAGCTAAACGTCTCATTATGGGCGATGTGGGTTGTGGCAAAACAATTGTAATTCTAAGTGCAGTCACAATGGCATATCCCTATAAATCCTTATTGATGGCACCCACAACAATTTTAGCCAAACAACTTTATGAAGAAGCACAAAAATTCCTCCCCAAACATATCCGCACCAAACTCATTATCGGGAATTCCAAAGAAGAAGCAGAAGAAGGGTTCTTTAAAGAAGAGGAACATTTTATCATCGGAACTCAGGTATTACTCTACCGAGAATTTAAAACTCAAGATTTTGCCCTCATTATGACAGATGAACAACATCGCTTTGGCACCAAACAACGCCATCAGCTTGAAAAGCTTACCGAAGAAAAAACCTCAAATTCCACAAAAAAACCTCACGTATTGCAGTTTTCTGCCACCCCCATACCTCGAACAATGGCAATGCTGAATTCAAGCTTGATTGACTTTAGTTTCATTAGAGATCTTCCATTCAAAAAAAATATTACAACCACAATCATCAACAAATCAAAATTTCCTAATCTCATCTACCATATTCAAAACGAAGTCGCTCAAAACAGGCAAGTTGTTGTCGTTTATCCATTGGTAGAAGAAAGCGAAAATTTTGATTATCTCTCCCTAAAAGAGGGGCAGGAATTTTGGCAAAAACATTTTAAAAATGTCTATGTCACTTCAGGTAAGGACAAAGACAAAGAGCAAGTTTTAGAAAATTTTAGAGATAAGGGAAGCATTCTTTTAGCCACAACACTCATAGAAGTGGGTATTTCATTACCAAGACTTTCTACGATAGTTATCGTTGCTCCTGAAAGACTCGGCCTTGCCACACTCCATCAATTACGTGGCAGAGTGAGTCGAAACGGATTAAAAGGTTATTGTTTTTTATACACCAATTTAAAAGAATCCAAGCGTTTGGAAGAATTTTGTAAAAATCTAAGTGGATTTGACATCGCCGAAATCGATCTTAAATACCGCAATAGCGGAGATTTAATCAATGGTGAGAGACAAAGCGGGGCAGAGTTTGAATTTTTTGATATGCGAACAGATGCCAAAATTCTTTCTGAAGTTAAAGAATATCTTGGCATCTAA
- a CDS encoding DEAD/DEAH box helicase produces the protein MPKEKSDYQPSQEEKGFDQLGLKSQVLKGVIEAGFTSPSPIQIKAIPAVLEGRDVIAQAQTGTGKTAAFALPIINMLKNDKTIEALIITPTRELAIQISDEVFKLGKFAKTKTVCVYGGQSIKRQCEFMQKMPQVMIATPGRLLDHLKNNRIENFVPKVVVLDESDEMLDMGFLDDIEEIFSYLPSNAQVLLFSATMPEQIRSLADKILQDPINIKITPTNITNVDISQRFYVINDSERNDAIMRLLDTQSPLKSIIFTRMKKEADELNGILKAKAYKSVALHGDMEQRERREAVNAFKAGKADILVATDVASRGLDISDVSHVFNYHIPLNPESYVHRIGRTGRAGKKGIAITLVTPLEYKELQRIQKDIGSKLELYEIPMASTNGDKMLESILKAKVTDEVVSLYESLKDKIELSQLSLKLLALQFKSGKIGLSKQEILKMEQQKSEKESRSNTKRPLRTNKKYSKPQTGSRGKSFSSSKSRGSRQR, from the coding sequence ATGCCAAAAGAAAAATCAGATTATCAGCCAAGTCAGGAAGAGAAAGGTTTTGATCAGCTTGGATTGAAATCTCAAGTTCTCAAAGGGGTTATTGAAGCAGGATTTACTTCTCCAAGCCCGATACAAATCAAAGCCATACCTGCTGTTTTAGAGGGTAGAGATGTGATTGCTCAAGCCCAAACAGGAACAGGGAAGACAGCTGCATTTGCCTTGCCTATTATCAATATGCTTAAAAATGATAAAACGATTGAAGCTTTAATCATTACACCTACAAGAGAGCTTGCGATACAAATCAGCGATGAAGTTTTTAAGCTTGGAAAGTTTGCAAAGACTAAGACGGTGTGTGTTTATGGCGGTCAAAGTATCAAAAGACAATGTGAATTTATGCAAAAAATGCCACAAGTGATGATTGCAACACCCGGACGACTTCTTGATCATCTCAAAAATAACAGAATTGAAAATTTTGTCCCCAAAGTGGTTGTTTTAGATGAAAGCGATGAAATGCTAGATATGGGTTTTTTAGATGATATAGAAGAAATTTTTAGCTATTTGCCTAGCAATGCCCAAGTTTTGCTTTTTTCAGCTACGATGCCTGAACAGATACGATCTTTGGCAGATAAGATTTTGCAAGATCCCATCAATATCAAAATCACGCCTACAAACATTACAAATGTAGATATTTCTCAAAGATTTTATGTGATCAATGATTCTGAAAGAAATGATGCGATAATGAGATTGCTTGATACCCAATCGCCCTTAAAAAGCATTATTTTTACACGGATGAAAAAAGAGGCTGATGAACTCAATGGAATTCTTAAAGCTAAAGCTTATAAATCCGTAGCTTTGCACGGAGATATGGAGCAGAGAGAAAGGAGGGAAGCAGTCAATGCTTTTAAGGCAGGTAAGGCAGATATTTTGGTTGCCACTGATGTAGCTAGCAGAGGCCTTGATATCAGTGATGTCAGCCATGTTTTTAATTACCATATTCCTTTAAACCCTGAAAGCTACGTTCATCGTATCGGAAGAACCGGCAGGGCAGGAAAGAAAGGGATTGCCATCACGCTTGTAACACCTTTGGAGTATAAAGAGCTCCAAAGAATCCAAAAAGATATTGGTTCTAAACTTGAGCTTTATGAAATCCCAATGGCAAGTACTAATGGGGATAAAATGCTTGAAAGTATTTTAAAGGCTAAAGTAACCGATGAGGTTGTTAGTCTTTATGAGAGTCTTAAAGATAAGATTGAACTTTCCCAACTCTCACTCAAGCTTTTGGCTCTGCAGTTCAAATCAGGTAAGATTGGTTTGAGCAAGCAAGAAATTCTCAAAATGGAGCAACAAAAATCTGAAAAAGAAAGTAGATCAAATACAAAAAGACCCCTTAGAACAAATAAAAAATATTCCAAACCTCAAACGGGATCACGGGGGAAATCTTTTTCAAGCTCTAAGTCTAGGGGAAGTAGGCAAAGGTAG
- a CDS encoding metal-dependent hydrolase has translation MSQNVKLIGASKVFVCNETFEILSNGAIAFETSQNDQNKIIEVGKYEILKNKYSNAIFYENAIILPAFINAHIHFEFGNNISSFAYGGFEKWLKSVMEKRDDVLSDITSSVKSSINEQLQSGVGSVGAISSYGEDMPILANSPLRVIYFNEAIGSAPTALDFLYNNFLVRYHASKALKSHKFTPAIALHSPYSVHHILAKKILEIARKDQCIVSTHFLESNAEREWLQNSQGWFKKFYQEILKVNSPKPLYTIEEFLDLFEGLQTLFTHCLFANQHDLTKIAKNSNVVSCPRSNRLLCGTYLNLNLLGSVGLKPIFATDGKSSNNNLDLLDELRCALFSYPDIEIEALSKMLILGASFYPAKALGLNNGILEAGKWADISVFECPEISQSTQAPLQFLLHSKKVKILYINGNVVTKN, from the coding sequence ATGAGTCAAAATGTCAAACTTATTGGAGCCAGCAAGGTTTTTGTCTGTAACGAAACATTTGAAATCCTCTCAAATGGAGCGATAGCTTTTGAAACCTCTCAAAACGACCAAAATAAAATCATTGAAGTAGGAAAATATGAAATTTTAAAAAACAAATATTCAAACGCAATTTTTTATGAAAATGCAATCATCCTTCCCGCTTTCATTAATGCCCATATTCACTTCGAATTTGGAAACAATATTTCAAGTTTTGCTTACGGAGGATTTGAAAAATGGCTTAAAAGCGTGATGGAAAAGCGTGATGATGTTCTCTCAGATATAACATCTTCAGTCAAATCTTCCATCAATGAACAGTTGCAAAGCGGGGTAGGAAGCGTGGGAGCAATCAGCAGCTATGGTGAAGATATGCCTATCTTGGCAAATTCCCCATTGCGCGTCATATATTTCAATGAAGCAATCGGTTCTGCACCTACAGCACTAGATTTTTTATACAATAATTTTCTTGTCAGATACCACGCTTCTAAAGCCCTCAAATCGCATAAATTTACCCCTGCAATTGCTTTACATTCGCCCTATTCGGTTCATCACATATTGGCAAAAAAAATCTTAGAAATCGCTCGAAAAGACCAATGCATTGTTTCAACTCATTTTTTGGAATCAAACGCTGAGCGGGAATGGCTTCAAAATTCTCAAGGTTGGTTCAAAAAATTTTATCAAGAAATTTTAAAAGTCAATTCCCCTAAGCCACTTTATACTATTGAGGAATTTCTAGACCTCTTTGAAGGGTTGCAAACTTTATTCACACATTGTCTTTTTGCAAATCAACACGATCTTACCAAAATCGCTAAGAATAGCAATGTCGTTTCTTGTCCTCGTTCAAATCGCTTGCTATGCGGGACATATCTTAACTTGAATCTCTTGGGCTCTGTGGGATTAAAACCAATTTTTGCTACCGATGGAAAAAGCTCTAACAACAACCTTGACCTACTTGATGAACTCAGGTGCGCACTTTTTTCTTACCCTGATATTGAAATAGAAGCCTTGAGTAAAATGCTTATTTTGGGAGCAAGTTTTTATCCTGCCAAAGCACTAGGACTCAATAACGGCATACTTGAAGCAGGCAAATGGGCAGATATCAGCGTCTTTGAATGCCCTGAAATTTCCCAAAGCACTCAAGCACCCTTACAATTCCTACTCCATTCCAAAAAAGTAAAGATTCTTTATATCAATGGAAATGTAGTAACTAAAAACTGA
- a CDS encoding amidohydrolase family protein: MLLKNGLVCDYSQTIRADIRIQNGQITEIAPKLSIRQQEEEIDCKDKIIAPALIDLNVYPKSKSLSQKTLASLSKKALTGGVGTALILPDTIPACENEAMIELIKSIDSTTEITLIPSIKPTNSENKINNISILCAQGGRVIYIDSTTDGNNLLRIMQYALMLQIPVICFAQDIELGKGVINEGELASVLGLPSISPLSQTKEIAKFSETSRHTKAKILFNAVTEPQALEIIGYFKSKNTPIVAQTPIHHLILDENACDHYNTKAKLNPPLKDCFSKEKLLEALKRGEIDMLTSLQCADYNSKKDQVFELASFGIDSIGHYFALAYTYLIKPSHLHMEDFLRLASKNQSDFLSLNKGEIAIEKDADLMIIDPNAHMLITDSFSPYCGQTLDSKIEHIIINGKIYG, from the coding sequence ATGTTACTAAAAAACGGGCTTGTCTGCGATTATTCCCAGACTATAAGAGCAGATATTCGAATCCAAAATGGACAAATCACAGAAATTGCACCAAAACTTTCCATCAGACAACAAGAGGAAGAAATAGATTGCAAAGATAAAATCATTGCCCCAGCTTTGATTGACCTAAATGTTTATCCCAAAAGCAAATCTCTTTCGCAAAAAACCCTTGCCTCTTTATCTAAAAAAGCTCTCACAGGAGGGGTAGGAACTGCTTTGATTTTGCCCGATACGATACCAGCTTGTGAAAATGAAGCAATGATAGAATTAATCAAAAGTATTGATTCTACAACTGAAATTACTCTCATTCCAAGCATTAAGCCCACAAATTCTGAAAATAAAATCAATAATATTTCCATCCTGTGTGCTCAAGGCGGAAGAGTTATCTATATCGACAGCACAACTGATGGAAACAATCTTTTACGAATTATGCAATACGCCTTGATGCTTCAAATTCCTGTTATTTGCTTCGCTCAAGATATAGAGCTTGGAAAAGGGGTTATCAATGAAGGAGAGTTGGCCTCTGTCTTAGGGCTTCCAAGTATTTCGCCATTATCACAAACCAAAGAAATAGCTAAATTTTCCGAAACTTCTAGGCACACTAAAGCAAAAATCCTTTTCAATGCAGTGACAGAACCACAAGCACTTGAAATTATTGGCTATTTTAAATCCAAAAATACCCCCATAGTTGCACAAACCCCAATCCATCATCTTATTTTAGATGAAAATGCTTGCGATCATTACAACACAAAAGCCAAGCTCAATCCACCCCTAAAAGATTGTTTTTCTAAAGAAAAGCTTTTAGAAGCACTCAAAAGAGGGGAAATAGATATGCTTACAAGCCTTCAATGCGCTGATTACAATTCCAAAAAAGATCAAGTTTTTGAGTTGGCAAGCTTTGGAATTGATTCGATCGGTCATTACTTCGCACTTGCTTATACCTATTTAATCAAACCCTCTCATCTGCATATGGAAGATTTTTTGCGCCTCGCCTCTAAAAATCAATCCGATTTTCTCTCTTTAAATAAAGGCGAGATTGCAATAGAAAAAGATGCTGATTTGATGATTATCGATCCAAATGCTCATATGCTCATAACGGATAGTTTTTCTCCTTATTGCGGGCAAACACTAGATTCAAAAATAGAACATATCATTATCAATGGGAAAATTTATGGATAA
- a CDS encoding ankyrin repeat domain-containing protein — translation MITDNQLKNSLCNNDIEFLETYKDQYNINHCFIDEDEDSLLLYAISDGGSEVYQYLLDRGADIFYKNILGENILHAVVFSNDILRLNYLLQKYPDVISLLNIPDNNGTTPLFYSIMMKKKYFLRNF, via the coding sequence ATGATTACTGATAATCAACTTAAAAATTCACTATGCAACAATGATATAGAATTCTTAGAGACATATAAAGACCAATACAACATCAATCATTGTTTTATTGATGAAGATGAAGATTCCTTGCTTTTGTATGCTATTAGTGATGGAGGTTCTGAAGTTTATCAATATCTTTTAGATAGAGGAGCAGATATTTTTTATAAGAATATTTTAGGAGAGAATATCTTGCACGCAGTTGTTTTTAGTAATGATATTTTGAGATTAAATTATTTATTGCAGAAATATCCCGATGTAATTTCACTGCTAAATATTCCAGATAATAATGGAACTACCCCTTTATTTTACTCCATTATGATGAAAAAAAAGTATTTTTTGAGAAATTTTTAG
- the queF gene encoding preQ(1) synthase: MDKNKLSLLGNQNVAYDFNYNPDILEVFENKHLENDYFVKFNCPEFTSLCPITSQPDFATLYISYIPQLKMVESKSLKLYLFSFRNHGDFHEDCMNIILKDLVRVMEPKYIEVWGKFTPRGGISIDPYVNYGIMGTKYEKMAEYRLLNHDLYPEKIDNR; the protein is encoded by the coding sequence ATGGACAAAAATAAATTAAGTCTTTTGGGAAATCAAAACGTTGCATATGATTTTAATTATAATCCTGATATTTTAGAAGTCTTTGAAAACAAACATCTTGAAAATGATTATTTTGTCAAATTTAATTGTCCGGAATTTACAAGCCTTTGCCCAATAACTTCCCAGCCTGATTTTGCTACTCTTTATATCAGCTATATCCCCCAACTTAAAATGGTCGAATCTAAATCTTTGAAACTTTATTTGTTTAGTTTCCGTAATCACGGGGATTTTCACGAGGATTGTATGAATATAATTTTGAAAGATTTAGTAAGAGTAATGGAGCCTAAATATATTGAAGTTTGGGGAAAATTTACCCCAAGAGGAGGGATCAGCATTGATCCTTATGTAAATTACGGCATTATGGGTACAAAATATGAAAAAATGGCAGAGTATCGCCTTTTAAATCACGATCTTTATCCTGAAAAAATTGACAATCGTTAA
- a CDS encoding ankyrin repeat domain-containing protein, giving the protein MTDKDDNTPLHMACWVLFDDPKDNLMIVNALIKAGANPRLKSKRRNYPLALAVNADLDDVVRYLFHIMYGYPTGKPGLRPETHIPLPEIKEKNE; this is encoded by the coding sequence TTGACCGATAAAGATGACAATACACCTTTACATATGGCGTGTTGGGTTTTATTTGATGATCCGAAAGATAATCTGATGATTGTAAATGCCTTGATAAAAGCAGGAGCAAATCCAAGACTAAAGAGTAAAAGAAGAAATTATCCTTTGGCTTTAGCTGTTAATGCCGACTTAGATGATGTTGTCCGTTATTTATTTCATATTATGTATGGCTATCCAACAGGAAAACCAGGTTTAAGACCTGAAACCCATATTCCATTGCCTGAAATTAAGGAAAAAAATGAATAG
- a CDS encoding mechanosensitive ion channel family protein translates to MDKFSNFFEKIFPFLQETSLTLFKAIVILIIGFYLAKFTQTKINKIISKKDEILGNFVSQIVFIGILIIAIVTMLGNIGVQTTSILTVLGTAGVAIALALKDSLSSIAGGIVLIILRPFKKNDTIEIGNISGNVEAINLFNTMIRMPDDKLVILPNRNVVNANIINCTNSDKRRIEWIFGIKYSSDIQKVRRILKNVIAKMEKIDSKIAPFVGVTDFGSNSLNFTIRVWAKIEDNVFALRSELIEKTKEALDEAAIEIPPQKLDITFLTRFEGNQ, encoded by the coding sequence ATGGATAAATTCTCAAATTTTTTTGAAAAAATCTTTCCTTTCCTTCAAGAAACCTCTTTGACACTATTTAAAGCGATAGTTATTTTGATTATCGGTTTTTATCTTGCAAAATTTACGCAAACCAAAATCAACAAGATTATCAGTAAAAAAGATGAAATTCTAGGGAATTTTGTCTCTCAAATTGTATTCATTGGGATTCTTATCATTGCTATTGTAACAATGCTTGGGAATATTGGGGTGCAAACCACTTCTATCCTCACGGTTTTAGGAACTGCAGGGGTAGCAATTGCTTTAGCTTTGAAAGATTCGCTTTCAAGCATTGCTGGAGGTATTGTTCTAATTATCTTAAGACCTTTTAAAAAAAATGACACCATAGAAATTGGGAATATAAGTGGAAATGTCGAAGCCATCAATCTGTTTAATACAATGATTCGAATGCCCGATGATAAACTTGTCATATTGCCAAACCGTAATGTCGTCAATGCTAATATCATCAATTGTACCAACAGCGATAAAAGAAGAATAGAGTGGATTTTTGGAATCAAATACAGCAGCGATATACAAAAAGTTCGTCGGATTTTAAAAAATGTTATTGCAAAAATGGAAAAAATAGATTCAAAAATCGCACCATTTGTCGGTGTTACAGATTTTGGATCCAATTCATTAAATTTCACGATCAGAGTATGGGCAAAAATAGAGGATAATGTCTTTGCTCTCCGAAGCGAACTGATAGAAAAAACTAAAGAAGCCCTTGATGAGGCTGCAATCGAAATACCTCCTCAAAAGCTTGATATCACTTTTTTAACCCGATTTGAAGGAAATCAATGA